From the genome of Candidozyma auris chromosome 2, complete sequence, one region includes:
- the CDC46 gene encoding MCM DNA helicase complex subunit MCM5, which yields MSYQRAEVYSAQVLPGDQPEDNSFNEITKAFRSFIMEFRLNNSFIYRDQLRENLLIKNYFLKVNSEHLIGFNEELNKKLSDEPAEMVPLFENAITEIAKKIAFLSSEDIPRDFPQCQLILYSSSSTISIRDLDSDHISKIVRVSGIIISASVLSSRATSVQLVCRSCKHTTRIKVNSGFGPLNLPPKCLATHNENEGRPEVKCPPDPYVVVHDKSTFIDQQILKLQESPDAVPVGEMPRHIIVQVDRYLTNQVVPGTRVTLVGTYAIYQSKQRSSSSNNTVALRNPYLKVLGIQTDVDTAAQGLSFTEEEEEEFLRISRLPNLYEVFSRSIAPSIYGNDDIKKAITCLLMGGSKKILPDGMRLRGDINVLLLGDPGTAKSQLLKFVEKISPVAVYTSGKGSSAAGLTASVQRDTSTRDFYLEGGAMVLADGGVVCIDEFDKMRDEDRVAIHEAMEQQTISIAKAGITTVLNSRTSVLAAANPIFGRYDDLKSPGENIDFQTTILSRFDMIFIVKDDHNESRDKSIAQHVMNVHTGNSHNNNEHQEGEIPIATMKRYIQYVKSKCAPRLSPEASEKLSSHFVAIRRRLQVNEADMNERSSIPITVRQLEAIIRITESLAKLTLSPVATSDHVDEAIRLFTASTMNAVDQGIQSGNLMASGKFAEEIRIVENELRRRLPIGWSTAYRTLRREIVDAGRATPEALDKALHIMERHEVIRFRHQRQNILRVGV from the coding sequence ATGTCGTATCAAAGAGCTGAAGTTTACTCGGCGCAAGTGTTGCCCGGTGACCAGCCTGAAGACAATTCCTTTAATGAGATCACCAAGGCGTTCCGCTCATTTATCATGGAGTTTCGTCTTAACAACTCGTTCATTTACAGAGACCAGTTGAGAGAGAACTTGCTCATCAAAAACTACTTTCTCAAAGTGAATTCCGAGCATCTAATCGGATTCAATGAGGAACTTaacaagaagctctccGATGAACCGGCGGAAATGGTgcctctttttgaaaacgCCATCACCGAGATCGCTAAAAAAATCGCTTTCCTCTCTTCAGAAGATATTCCTAGAGACTTCCCTCAGTGCCAATTGATCTTGTATTCGAGTTCCTCAACAATCTCAATCAGGGACCTTGACTCCGACCATATTTCTAAGATCGTCAGAGTCAGTGGAATTATCATCTCTGCGTCGGTgctctcttcaagagccaCCTCGGTACAGTTGGTATGCCGCAGCTGCAAGCATACCACGAGAATCAAAGTTAATTCTGGGTTCGGTCCCTTAAATCTCCCACCTAAATGTTTGGCTACACACAATGAGAATGAGGGCAGGCCAGAAGTGAAGTGTCCTCCTGATCCTTATGTGGTCGTGCACGATAAATCCACCTTCATCGATCAGCAAATTTTGAAGTTACAAGAAAGTCCTGATGCCGTTCCTGTAGGTGAAATGCCCCGTCACATTATTGTTCAGGTGGACCGTTACTTGACGAACCAGGTGGTTCCAGGTACTCGAGTTACATTGGTGGGAACATACGCCATCTATCAGTCAAAGCAGAGATCTTCGAGCTCCAACAATACTGTTGCCCTTAGAAATCCCTACCTTAAAGTGTTGGGTATACAGACAGATGTCGATACGGCTGCTCAGGGCCTCTCGttcacagaagaagaggaagaagagttCCTTCGTATTTCCCGGTTGCCAAACTTGTACGAAGTGTTCTCCCGCTCCATCGCTCCCTCAATTTATGGTAATGacgacatcaagaaggccaTCACATGTTTGTTGATGGGAggttcaaaaaaaatattaCCGGATGGAATGAGATTGCGTGGTGACATCAATGTTTTGCTCTTGGGTGATCCTGGTACAGCTAAGTCCcagcttttgaagttcGTCGAGAAGATTTCCCCAGTAGCCGTTTACACCTCCGGTAAGGGTTCCTCTGCCGCTGGTTTGACTGCATCAGTACAAAGGGATACCCTGACAAGAGACTTCTATTTGGAAGGCGGTGCTATGGTGTTGGCAGATGGCGGTGTTGTTTGTATCGATGAGTTTGACAAGATGAGAGATGAAGATCGAGTGGCAATCCACGAAGCCATGGAGCAGCAAACAATTTCCATTGCTAAAGCCGGTATCACCACCGTGCTCAACTCTAGAACATCAGTATTAGCCGCTGCTAATCCAATTTTCGGTCGCTAtgatgacttgaagagtcCTGGTGAGAATATCGATTTCCAAACTACCATCCTTTCACGTTTCGATATGATTTTCATTGTGAAAGACGACCACAACGAATCGAGGGATAAGCTGATTGCTCAGCATGTCATGAATGTTCACACTGGTAACAGTCACAATAACAATGAACACCAGGAGGGCGAGATTCCAATCGCAACAATGAAGCGTTATATTCAATACGTCAAATCGAAGTGCGCTCCAAGACTTAGCCCCGAGGCGCTGGAGAAGTTGCTGTCGCATTTCGTTGCTATCAGACGTCGTTTGCAAGTAAACGAAGCTGACATGAACGAGAGATCCTCGATCCCAATCACTGTTCGTCAATTAGAGGCCATCATTCGTATCACTGAATCATTAGCCAAATTGACATTGCTGCCTGTCGCCACGCTGGACCACGTAGACGAAGCTATCAGACTCTTCACTGCCTCGACCATGAATGCTGTTGACCAAGGAATTCAGAGTGGAAATCTTATGGCATCTGGCAAATTCGCCGAGGAGATCAGGATTGTCGAGAAtgagttgagaagaaggttgcCAATTGGCTGGTCCACTGCTTACAGAACCCTTCGTAGAGAGATTGTCGATGCTGGCAGAGCAACGCCAGAGGCATTGGACAAGGCTCTACATATCATGGAGAGACATGAGGTGATACGATTCCGTCATCAGAGGCAGAACATCTTGCGTGTTGGTGTCTAA
- a CDS encoding tubulin-binding prefolding complex subunit PAC10, whose protein sequence is MTDFLKPKETNPRGIPKAPFIEKVESVVTDPSNYETIFSAFSDRLQQYKYMELSKKQQLADLNIKIPDAEKNLEVIELLKQKKNEEDEDKCIETNYELDSTLYTKATIDAENLNSVYLWLGAEVMLEYPLDEAVELLNSRLESHKKQLKMVEEDLEFLRESITTMEVNTSRLYNWDVKRRREEKK, encoded by the exons ATGACGgactttttgaa ACCTAAAGAGACCAATCCTCGAGGAATTCCCAAAGCTCCGTTCATCGAAAAAGTCGAATCGGTAGTAACAGATCCATCCAACTATGAGACGATATTCAGTGCATTTTCGGACAGATTGCAGCAATACAAGTATATGGAACTCTCTaaaaagcagcagctaGCCGATTTGAATATCAAAATCCCCGatgcagagaagaatttggAAGTGatcgagcttctcaaacagaagaagaacgaggaagatgaagacaaATGCATCGAGACTAACTACGAATTGGACAGCACGTTATACACGAAAGCTACCATTGATGCAGAAAACCTCAACTCTGTTTACTTGTGGCTTGGTGCCGAAGTAATGTTGGAATATCCGTTGGACGAGGCAGTGGAACTTTTGAACTCAAGGCTAGAAAGTCACAAGAAACAGTTGAAAATGGTTGAGGAGGATCTAGaatttttgagagaaagCATCACTACAATGGAAGTGAATACATCCAGACTATACAACTGGGATGtgaagaggagaagggaggagaagaagtga